The Dendropsophus ebraccatus isolate aDenEbr1 chromosome 10, aDenEbr1.pat, whole genome shotgun sequence genome has a segment encoding these proteins:
- the LOC138802738 gene encoding uncharacterized protein — MASIKVIVYILMTFSVAQADYHVQAGTSTSICGFKCVQPNGLLLLKCRDRLSIFVAFCENSTPEVKKRDNERLSLNHSSGCILLTDVQQNDSCIYEIQFRSSEMNTIVTSTSIVVLDAIKILNISKNVSRLGSDISLHVQFSGVEATVSWEVDGVASPRRYQLVDNNSTLIIRDVTDDDTKRKFVVRVKNPISEDASEYLLDIQGSSEDARDNTHGEIRGRSYLSLMLLPCSWLVIGVAILLICTIQTKAQYRMQETESVVSVV; from the exons ATGGCGTCCATTAAAG TTATCGTGtacattttaatgacattttcagTAGCCCAAGCAGATTATCATGTGCAGGCGGGAACAAGTACATCCATATGTGGCTTTAAATGTGTTCAACCAAATGGATTACTTCTTCTTAAGTGCAGAGACAGACTTTCTATTTTTGTGGCGTTTTGCGAAAATTCAACACCTGAAGTAAAAAAAAGAGACAATGAACGACTGAGCTTGAACCATTCTAGTGGTTGTATCCTGCTCACGGATGTTCAGCAAAATGATTCTTGCATCTATGAAATCCAGTTTCGAAGTAGTGAGATGAATACAATAGTAACATCTACAAGCATTGTTGTACTGG ATGCTATAAAAATTCTGAACATCTCAAAAAACGTTAGTCGCTTGGGGTCAGATATCTCACTGCATGTCCAGTTCTCTGGAGTAGAGGCCACCGTGTCATGGGAGGTGGATGGAGTCGCAAGCCCTCGGAGATACCAACTTGTGGACAACAACAGCACTCTGATCATACGAGATGTTACAGATGACGATACCAAGAGGAAGTTTGTCGTTCGAGTGAAAAATCCTATTAGTGAGGATGCAAGTGAATATCTTCTCGACATTCAGGGGAGTAGTGAAGATGCAAGGGACAATACACACG GTGAAATACGTGGCAGAAGTTACCTATCATTGATGTTATTGCCTTGCTCTTGGCTTGTTATTGGAGTTGCTATTCTTCTCATTTGTACTATACAG